One part of the Pannonibacter sp. XCT-53 genome encodes these proteins:
- a CDS encoding SDR family NAD(P)-dependent oxidoreductase — protein sequence MDFLPVFPDLDGASVFITGGGSGIGASLTEAFLRQGSKVAFVQRSDATAFCDEMERKTGRRPLFLPCDITDIEALKAAIGQAAAAHGTVTVLVNNAANDQRHATLDVTEDYWNWSMAINLKAYFFAMQAVIPGMKAAGGGSIINFSSISYMMGNAGYAIYTSANSAINGMTRSLAREFGPDRIRINALAPGWVLTQKQKDMWVTPEGLSAHLDRQCLKETIEPEDIAGGCLFLASRASRMMTGQALVIDGGVVVTG from the coding sequence ATGGATTTCCTGCCCGTGTTTCCCGACCTTGACGGCGCTTCCGTCTTCATCACCGGCGGCGGCTCCGGCATCGGGGCCTCGCTGACCGAGGCCTTCCTGCGGCAAGGGTCGAAGGTCGCCTTCGTGCAGCGCTCCGATGCCACTGCCTTCTGTGACGAGATGGAGCGCAAGACCGGACGCCGGCCGCTGTTCCTGCCCTGCGACATCACCGACATCGAGGCCCTGAAAGCCGCGATCGGTCAGGCGGCGGCGGCCCATGGCACCGTCACCGTGCTCGTCAACAACGCCGCCAACGACCAGCGCCACGCCACGCTCGACGTGACCGAGGACTACTGGAACTGGTCGATGGCGATCAACCTGAAGGCCTATTTCTTCGCCATGCAGGCGGTGATCCCGGGCATGAAGGCAGCCGGCGGCGGCTCGATCATCAATTTCTCCTCCATCAGCTACATGATGGGCAACGCCGGCTACGCGATCTACACCTCGGCCAATTCCGCCATCAACGGCATGACGCGCAGCCTGGCGCGCGAGTTTGGCCCGGACCGGATCCGCATCAATGCCCTGGCTCCGGGCTGGGTGCTGACCCAGAAGCAGAAGGACATGTGGGTGACGCCGGAGGGTCTCAGCGCCCATCTCGACCGCCAGTGCCTGAAGGAGACCATCGAACCGGAGGACATCGCCGGCGGCTGCCTGTTCCTGGCCTCGCGCGCCTCGCGCATGATGACGGGCCAGGCGCTGGTGATCGACGGCGGCGTTGTGGTGACAGGATGA
- a CDS encoding alpha-galactosidase — MTCWRLDTATQTLVVATDGGVPAAVYWGARLPEDEDLHALRAAAEPCLTGGMLDVLPPLSLTPTPGGSWQGQPGLVLRQADGTVLTPRFRFELAEQDARGLVLVSRDATAGLTLRHTLTVHPTGFLGLRSALVAESPVRVDWLAAPVLPVAAEVSDILDVAGRWIGEFQIERTPFVTGQRVRESRTGRSGQEHPPYALFTAPGCRNTAGEAWALHYAWSGGHRMIAEGLQDGRRQVQFGHAGGAETEPGLAFESAELLVTYSGEGLNGIATRFQHDVRTRIVTWPEPLDRRPRPVHYNCWEAVYFRHDLDSLTAIAERAAALGAERFVLDDGWFGRRDDDTSSLGDWIVDRRKWPDGLMPLIRVVEALGMRFGLWVEPEMVSEDSDLFRAHPDWVLGPLDQTRGRNQLVLDLARADVRDHLFLRLSALLAEHPIDYLKWDHNRLLPVVDAAQTRGIYELLARLRAAHPGVEIESCASGGGRIDAGILALTQRVWLSDSNDALERLRIQHDAALFLPMAVTGSHVGPRHCHTSGRVLDMSLRARTAAQRHMGFEMDLRELTDTEAACLGAVTAWWKANRDWLVTADILRLDASDPAVLAEQQLAQDGARFVVWSAQVATSRQSLPLPLRLTRLDPRARYRVRLTNPGDCPPQARGPNALRAGAVELSGAALMQQGLSLPVAWPGTLYMLEGERLDPAAPRLP; from the coding sequence ATGACCTGCTGGCGCCTCGACACCGCCACCCAGACCCTTGTCGTTGCGACCGACGGCGGCGTGCCTGCGGCCGTGTACTGGGGCGCGCGGCTGCCCGAGGACGAGGATCTCCACGCCCTGCGGGCAGCAGCCGAACCGTGCCTGACCGGCGGGATGCTCGACGTGCTGCCGCCCCTGTCGCTCACCCCGACACCGGGTGGGTCCTGGCAGGGCCAGCCCGGCCTCGTGCTCCGTCAGGCAGATGGCACGGTGCTGACGCCGCGCTTCCGCTTCGAGCTGGCCGAACAGGATGCAAGGGGGCTGGTGCTGGTCTCGCGCGACGCGACGGCCGGACTGACGCTGCGCCACACGCTGACGGTCCATCCGACCGGCTTCCTCGGCCTGCGCAGCGCGCTCGTCGCCGAAAGCCCGGTCCGGGTGGACTGGCTGGCCGCCCCGGTGCTGCCGGTGGCTGCCGAGGTCAGCGACATCCTCGACGTCGCCGGCCGCTGGATCGGGGAATTCCAGATCGAGCGCACCCCCTTCGTCACCGGTCAGCGGGTGCGCGAGAGCCGCACCGGTCGCTCCGGTCAGGAACACCCGCCCTACGCCCTTTTCACCGCGCCCGGCTGTCGCAACACCGCCGGCGAGGCCTGGGCCCTGCATTATGCCTGGTCGGGTGGCCACCGGATGATCGCGGAGGGCCTTCAGGACGGCCGCCGGCAGGTCCAGTTCGGCCATGCGGGCGGCGCGGAGACGGAACCGGGCCTTGCCTTCGAGAGCGCCGAACTGCTCGTCACCTATTCCGGCGAAGGTCTGAACGGCATCGCCACGCGCTTCCAGCACGACGTGCGCACCCGCATCGTCACCTGGCCCGAACCGCTCGACAGGCGCCCGCGGCCGGTCCACTACAACTGCTGGGAAGCGGTCTATTTCCGCCACGACCTCGACAGCCTGACCGCGATTGCCGAGCGGGCGGCCGCGCTCGGAGCGGAACGCTTCGTCCTCGATGACGGCTGGTTCGGCCGGCGCGATGACGACACCTCCAGTCTGGGCGACTGGATCGTCGACCGGCGCAAGTGGCCGGACGGTCTGATGCCGCTCATCCGGGTGGTCGAGGCGCTCGGCATGCGCTTCGGCCTCTGGGTCGAGCCGGAGATGGTGAGCGAGGACAGCGACCTGTTCCGGGCCCATCCCGACTGGGTGCTCGGCCCCCTCGACCAGACACGCGGCCGCAACCAGCTCGTGCTCGATCTGGCCCGCGCGGATGTGCGCGATCATCTGTTCCTGCGGCTGTCGGCCCTGCTGGCCGAGCACCCGATCGATTATCTGAAATGGGATCACAACCGGCTGTTGCCGGTGGTCGATGCCGCCCAGACGCGGGGCATCTACGAGCTTCTGGCGCGCCTGCGGGCCGCCCATCCGGGCGTCGAGATCGAAAGCTGCGCCTCCGGCGGCGGCCGCATCGATGCCGGGATCCTGGCCCTGACGCAGCGCGTCTGGCTGTCGGACAGCAACGATGCGCTGGAGCGGCTGCGCATCCAGCATGATGCGGCCCTGTTCCTGCCCATGGCGGTCACGGGCAGCCACGTCGGCCCGCGGCACTGCCACACCTCCGGCCGGGTTCTGGACATGAGCCTGCGCGCCCGGACGGCTGCGCAGCGCCACATGGGCTTCGAGATGGACCTGAGGGAGCTGACGGACACGGAGGCCGCCTGCCTCGGCGCGGTGACGGCCTGGTGGAAGGCGAACCGGGACTGGCTGGTCACGGCCGACATCCTGCGTCTCGACGCCAGCGATCCCGCCGTGCTGGCCGAGCAGCAGCTGGCGCAGGACGGTGCAAGGTTCGTCGTCTGGTCCGCCCAGGTCGCGACGTCGCGCCAGAGCCTGCCCCTGCCGCTGCGGCTGACGCGGCTCGACCCGCGCGCCCGCTACCGCGTGCGGCTGACAAACCCCGGCGACTGTCCGCCCCAGGCCCGCGGCCCGAATGCGCTGCGCGCCGGCGCGGTGGAGCTGTCGGGCGCCGCCCTGATGCAGCAGGGCCTGAGCCTGCCCGTGGCCTGGCCCGGAACCCTCTACATGCTCGAGGGCGAGAGGCTCGATCCCGCTGCCCCGCGCCTTCCCTGA